A region of Campylobacter armoricus DNA encodes the following proteins:
- the fic gene encoding protein adenylyltransferase Fic produces MILTNKLGIKNQLELAKEERISKLKAKALFESGFLDTLKAGSFESLRIIHQKLFEDIYDFAGKIREVNISKGNFRFAPAVYLHEAIKKIELMEQSCFEQIVEKYVEMNVAHPFREGNGRSMRIWLDLILKKELKRVVDWSLIDKDDYIMAMQRSPIKDVEIKILLQNVLSDDIYSFNIFARGIDASYYYEGYTLYKTKELFS; encoded by the coding sequence ATGATACTTACAAATAAACTTGGTATAAAAAATCAACTAGAATTGGCCAAAGAAGAAAGAATAAGCAAACTAAAAGCGAAAGCTTTATTTGAAAGTGGTTTTTTAGATACATTAAAAGCAGGAAGTTTTGAAAGCTTAAGGATAATTCATCAAAAATTATTTGAAGATATTTATGATTTTGCAGGAAAAATAAGAGAGGTAAATATTTCAAAAGGAAATTTTAGATTTGCTCCTGCTGTTTATTTACATGAGGCAATTAAAAAAATAGAACTCATGGAGCAATCTTGCTTTGAACAAATTGTAGAAAAATATGTAGAAATGAATGTAGCTCATCCTTTTAGAGAAGGAAATGGCAGAAGCATGAGAATTTGGCTTGATTTAATACTTAAAAAAGAGTTGAAAAGGGTGGTTGATTGGAGTTTGATAGATAAAGATGATTATATAATGGCAATGCAAAGAAGTCCTATTAAAGATGTAGAGATAAAAATTTTACTTCAAAATGTTTTGAGTGATGATATTTATAGTTTTAATATTTTTGCAAGAGGGATTGACGCAAGCTATTATTATGAAGGATATACACTCTATAAAACAAAAGAGCTTTTTAGTTAG
- a CDS encoding ABC transporter permease, whose translation MKFLSLRWSFITFFFCSLIILPILAIILHIPFIDINTLKHLSKNVLPRYIFGSAFILFGTLVLCLIIGLVSAYLIAFYKFFGSKFFEWILILPLAIPSYVMGFVWIDLFEFQGLIPTFLGVEKRIDIMNAYGVIVILSFALYPYVYFFAKNTFAYGLGNIILSAKILKASNLKTFFKVILPFCRVGIVGALLLVAMEVLSDYGLVAYFGVDTFSAGIFRTWGSGGDEVSAIALSVALLVFIAFLMLFEKIQRGKKTFVQNIFITTPKEELKGFKAFLAFFWCFLVVFLAFIVPIIWLVYWAGFDFIQNLRNALTPAFYSLSVALISSFSIVIVAFYLCFVVRLNDTKASKIMLWLTTLGYSLPGAVVAVGILVILGVLNYIFDFLSFEYAVGGGFLVLFFGYFVRFLASGIFATQSGYEKISKNIDYANLTLKSKPFKIFTQIHFPLMKHYLALAVVIICVDILKELPISTILSPSGFQTLSSLVFAYSENELIYNVSLPSLIIVLFGIIPTFLMHYLQNKNNQKGQ comes from the coding sequence TTGAAATTTTTAAGTTTAAGGTGGTCTTTTATCACCTTTTTTTTCTGTAGTTTGATTATACTGCCTATACTTGCTATCATCTTACACATTCCTTTTATAGATATTAATACCTTAAAACATTTGAGCAAAAATGTCTTGCCACGATATATTTTTGGTAGTGCTTTTATATTGTTTGGGACTTTAGTGCTGTGTTTGATTATAGGTTTAGTAAGTGCTTATTTGATCGCCTTTTATAAATTTTTTGGCTCGAAATTTTTCGAATGGATTTTGATTTTACCTTTGGCTATACCTTCTTATGTAATGGGTTTTGTTTGGATTGATTTGTTTGAATTTCAAGGTTTAATCCCTACTTTTTTAGGTGTTGAAAAGCGTATAGATATCATGAATGCTTATGGGGTAATTGTGATTTTATCTTTTGCACTTTATCCTTATGTGTATTTTTTTGCTAAAAATACCTTTGCTTATGGGCTTGGAAATATCATCTTAAGTGCTAAAATACTTAAAGCATCTAATTTAAAAACATTTTTTAAAGTAATTTTACCATTTTGCCGTGTGGGTATAGTAGGGGCTTTGCTTTTAGTGGCTATGGAGGTTTTAAGTGATTATGGTTTAGTAGCATATTTTGGTGTAGATACTTTTAGTGCAGGGATTTTTAGGACTTGGGGAAGTGGTGGTGATGAAGTTAGTGCTATAGCTTTAAGTGTGGCTTTGCTTGTTTTTATCGCGTTTTTAATGCTTTTTGAAAAAATTCAAAGAGGAAAAAAGACTTTTGTGCAAAATATTTTTATAACAACTCCCAAAGAAGAATTAAAAGGATTTAAGGCATTTTTGGCATTTTTTTGGTGCTTTTTAGTGGTATTTTTAGCTTTTATAGTGCCTATTATATGGCTTGTTTATTGGGCTGGATTTGATTTTATACAAAATTTAAGAAATGCCTTAACACCTGCATTTTATAGTCTTAGCGTAGCTTTGATAAGTTCTTTTTCTATAGTAATAGTGGCATTTTATCTGTGTTTTGTTGTGCGTTTAAATGATACAAAAGCTTCTAAAATTATGCTTTGGCTTACTACTTTGGGGTATTCTTTACCTGGAGCTGTAGTAGCTGTAGGGATTTTGGTGATTTTGGGTGTGCTAAATTATATCTTTGATTTTTTGTCTTTTGAATATGCGGTTGGAGGTGGATTTTTAGTTTTATTTTTTGGATATTTTGTGAGATTTTTAGCTTCAGGGATTTTTGCAACTCAATCAGGCTATGAGAAAATTTCAAAAAATATAGACTATGCAAATTTAACCTTAAAATCAAAACCATTTAAAATTTTCACTCAAATTCATTTTCCTTTGATGAAGCATTATTTGGCTTTGGCTGTGGTGATAATTTGTGTAGATATTTTAAAAGAATTGCCTATTTCAACTATACTTTCACCTTCAGGTTTTCAAACGCTTTCATCACTTGTATTTGCTTATAGTGAAAATGAGTTAATTTACAATGTTTCTTTGCCATCTTTAATTATAGTGTTATTTGGGATTATCCCTACATTTTTAATGCATTATTTGCAAAATAAAAACAACCAAAAAGGACAATAA
- a CDS encoding GlcG/HbpS family heme-binding protein, translating to MKKILILCLFLGVSLMAKTFELVKEPVLTTQMVEGILDLAKKEARKNGFHVSITIVDKSGQILAVLRDDKAGVHTINASYKKAYTATSQKRETAIIFKGVKEGKIPEDIRYLDDKFSIMPGGVPIFIDGVVVGGIGVGGAHLDEDVKIAKAGIAFLQ from the coding sequence ATGAAAAAAATACTAATTTTGTGTTTATTTTTAGGAGTAAGTTTGATGGCAAAAACTTTTGAGCTTGTAAAAGAGCCTGTTTTAACCACGCAAATGGTTGAAGGGATTTTGGATTTGGCTAAAAAAGAAGCAAGAAAAAATGGTTTTCATGTAAGCATTACTATAGTGGATAAATCCGGTCAAATCTTAGCAGTTTTAAGAGATGATAAGGCGGGTGTGCATACGATTAATGCTAGTTATAAAAAAGCTTACACAGCCACTTCTCAAAAAAGAGAAACAGCGATTATTTTTAAAGGTGTAAAAGAAGGTAAAATACCTGAAGATATTCGTTATTTAGATGATAAATTTTCTATTATGCCCGGTGGGGTGCCTATTTTTATAGATGGAGTTGTTGTTGGTGGTATAGGTGTGGGCGGAGCACACTTAGATGAGGATGTGAAGATAGCTAAAGCAGGGATAGCATTTTTACAATAG
- a CDS encoding extracellular solute-binding protein, translated as MKAKIVLLSLLAAMSLSAQELTIYSHRHYDSDKGIFKLFQEKTGISVNVVQAKANELAKRLEVEGKNSKADLFMTADAGNLEQVRTNNLFVSVSSPELEKLSPKELRGKNNEWYAFTTRARIIIASKDRVKDGEIKTYEDLTDPKFKGKILVRSSNNVYNVSLLSAMIDTLGKEKAKEWAKGIAENLARTPKGGDRDQIRAIYAKEGDVAISNSYYLGHLANSKNPKDVEAANSVKVIFPNQEDRGTHINVSGIGVLKTSKNQEAAIKFIEFMLSKEAQEILTNQNYEYPVNKEVKPAKILQSWGEFKIEKPNFEAYWGNAKEALMIFDEVQWK; from the coding sequence ATGAAAGCAAAAATAGTTTTACTATCTTTACTAGCAGCTATGAGTTTAAGTGCTCAAGAACTTACGATTTATTCTCATCGCCATTATGATTCTGATAAGGGAATTTTCAAATTATTTCAAGAAAAAACAGGCATTAGTGTAAATGTGGTGCAAGCTAAGGCTAATGAGCTTGCTAAAAGATTAGAAGTTGAAGGTAAAAATTCAAAAGCTGATTTGTTTATGACTGCTGATGCGGGAAATTTAGAACAAGTTCGTACAAATAATCTTTTTGTATCAGTTAGCTCACCTGAGTTAGAAAAACTTTCACCAAAAGAATTAAGAGGTAAAAACAACGAATGGTATGCTTTTACCACAAGAGCTAGAATTATCATCGCTTCTAAAGATAGAGTTAAAGATGGAGAGATTAAAACTTACGAAGACTTAACAGATCCTAAATTTAAAGGCAAAATTTTAGTAAGAAGTTCAAATAATGTTTATAATGTTTCTTTATTAAGTGCTATGATTGATACTTTGGGTAAAGAAAAAGCAAAAGAATGGGCTAAGGGTATAGCTGAAAATCTTGCTAGAACTCCAAAAGGTGGGGACCGTGATCAAATTCGTGCAATCTATGCTAAAGAAGGCGATGTAGCTATATCAAATAGCTATTATTTAGGGCATTTGGCAAATTCAAAAAATCCTAAAGATGTTGAAGCTGCAAATTCTGTAAAAGTGATTTTTCCAAATCAAGAAGATAGGGGAACTCATATAAATGTAAGTGGTATAGGTGTTTTAAAAACTTCTAAAAATCAAGAAGCAGCAATTAAATTCATAGAATTTATGCTTTCAAAAGAAGCACAAGAAATTTTAACAAATCAAAACTATGAGTATCCGGTTAATAAAGAAGTAAAACCTGCTAAAATTTTACAATCATGGGGTGAGTTTAAAATTGAAAAGCCAAATTTTGAAGCTTACTGGGGTAATGCTAAAGAAGCTTTGATGATTTTTGATGAAGTTCAATGGAAATAA
- a CDS encoding WG repeat-containing protein: MITIAINFNFINIKNFSQGLAGVKINDKWGFIDKNGEFVIEPKFDDCEKFSQGLAGVKINDKWGFIDKNGEFVIEPKFDDCEKFSQGLAGVGLNGKAGYIDKNGEFAIEPKYNKVINFSEGLAGVMLDNKWGFIDKNGNFIIKPIYNKVVSFNEGLAGVGLNGKAGYIDKNGEFAIEPKFDDCRTFNEGLGCVLLNNKIGFVNRNGKFILETICDNILSFNEGSAGFRIFGKWGFIDRSGKVIVDIKFDDAREFNSGLAKVKLNNKWGFIDRNGEFVIEPIYDNIENFHEGLAKATLNQKHYLINKSGEIIIENNFDRLGDFKEGVAKFKLNRKYGFIDISGKIITKPIFDSAVDFNEEFARVKINNKHGYINKTGEFVIEPKFDNGGSFSEGLAGVEINGKHGYIDKTGEFVIEPKFDEWGSFSEGLAGVKINGKWGFIDRSGEFVIEPIYDNVMNFSKGISKVKLDEDSFYINKKGNIVDHYSN; this comes from the coding sequence ATGATCACAATTGCTATAAATTTCAATTTTATAAATATAAAAAATTTTAGCCAAGGATTAGCCGGCGTAAAGATAAATGACAAATGGGGATTTATAGATAAAAATGGGGAGTTTGTAATAGAACCTAAATTTGATGATTGTGAAAAATTTAGCCAAGGATTAGCCGGCGTAAAGATAAATGACAAATGGGGATTTATAGATAAAAATGGGGAGTTTGTAATAGAACCTAAATTTGATGATTGTGAAAAATTTAGCCAAGGATTAGCCGGCGTGGGATTAAATGGTAAAGCTGGATATATTGATAAAAACGGGGAATTTGCAATAGAACCTAAATACAACAAAGTCATAAATTTTAGCGAGGGCTTGGCAGGTGTAATGCTGGATAACAAATGGGGTTTTATAGACAAAAACGGAAATTTTATAATAAAACCTATATACAACAAAGTTGTAAGCTTCAATGAAGGATTAGCTGGAGTGGGATTAAATGGTAAAGCTGGATATATTGATAAAAACGGGGAATTTGCAATAGAACCTAAATTTGATGATTGTAGAACTTTTAATGAAGGATTAGGGTGTGTTTTGTTAAACAATAAAATAGGATTTGTGAATAGAAACGGAAAATTTATATTGGAAACTATTTGCGATAATATTCTTAGTTTTAATGAAGGATCTGCTGGATTTAGAATATTTGGAAAATGGGGTTTTATAGATAGAAGTGGAAAAGTTATAGTAGATATTAAATTTGATGATGCAAGAGAATTTAATAGTGGATTAGCTAAAGTCAAATTAAATAACAAATGGGGATTTATAGATAGAAATGGGGAGTTTGTAATAGAACCCATATATGATAATATTGAAAATTTTCACGAAGGATTGGCAAAAGCAACATTAAATCAAAAACACTATTTAATAAATAAAAGTGGAGAGATTATAATAGAGAATAATTTTGATAGACTTGGTGACTTTAAAGAAGGAGTTGCAAAATTTAAATTAAACCGAAAATATGGTTTTATAGATATAAGCGGAAAAATCATAACTAAACCTATATTTGATAGTGCTGTGGACTTTAATGAGGAATTTGCAAGAGTTAAAATAAACAATAAGCATGGTTATATAAATAAAACCGGAGAATTTGTAATAGAACCTAAATTTGATAACGGGGGATCATTTAGCGAAGGATTAGCTGGAGTAGAGATAAATGGCAAACATGGTTATATAGATAAAACCGGAGAATTTGTAATAGAACCTAAATTTGATGAATGGGGTTCATTTAGTGAAGGATTAGCTGGGGTAAAGATAAATGGCAAATGGGGTTTTATAGATAGAAGCGGAGAATTTGTAATAGAACCTATATATGATAATGTTATGAACTTTAGCAAAGGTATTTCTAAGGTTAAATTAGACGAAGATTCATTTTATATTAATAAAAAGGGAAATATTGTTGATCACTATTCTAACTAA
- the cgb gene encoding single-domain globin Cgb: protein MTQEQIQIIKDCVPVLQKNGEVLTKEFYKIMFEEYPEVKPMFNMEKQASGEQPKALAMAILMAAKNVENLENMRSFVDKVAITHTKLNVKEEHYPIVGACLLKAIKVVLNANEATLKAWEEAYKAIAQFYIDIEKEIYTKTQQ from the coding sequence ATGACTCAAGAACAAATTCAAATCATCAAAGATTGTGTGCCAGTTTTACAAAAAAATGGTGAAGTTTTAACTAAAGAATTTTATAAAATCATGTTTGAAGAATACCCTGAAGTAAAACCTATGTTTAATATGGAAAAACAAGCTTCAGGCGAACAACCAAAAGCTTTAGCTATGGCTATTTTAATGGCAGCTAAAAATGTAGAAAATTTAGAAAATATGAGAAGTTTTGTTGATAAAGTAGCTATCACTCATACAAAATTAAATGTCAAAGAAGAACACTACCCTATAGTTGGTGCTTGTCTTTTAAAGGCTATTAAAGTAGTGTTAAATGCAAATGAGGCTACACTAAAAGCTTGGGAGGAAGCTTACAAGGCTATCGCACAATTTTATATAGATATTGAAAAAGAAATTTATACAAAAACTCAACAATAG
- a CDS encoding multidrug ABC transporter permease/ATP-binding protein, which yields MGFLLILFKENKFKIILFLLFSIFTSVLGVLTLVFINEFLLKVNLENSNIILYFVLLLLVFFASSSFVEIALSAFGQSFIFKMQRRVVKQILDTSVLSILNTTKAKILASLNNDVRSISFGLLRLPEFIQSSVLIICVSTYIAYLSLEIFFLCLVWIVCVFLVDNFLMSKVYFYFKNARENDDALQKNYQNILQGHKELILNPLRAKHYYENEFEKNALKKKKSSTMGNILHILSNNWSNSAMLALVGVEFYVALAYELTNLQNATTIALSVLFLRAPLGAMIGSFPTLMMAKIALDKISNLNLENYTHEFKFSQNKKTWQKLCFKDVSFAYNEKFALKPVNFELKKGECVFLIGKNGSGKSTFSMILAGLFTDFKGDIFLDDEKITSENIYEYRNLISAIFSDFHLFEYVLEDEKFSKEDLAYWLEILELNEKVELVENTFSTIKLSAGQKKRLAMLNALLEKRDILILDEWAADQDPMFRKFFYTRLLPLLKQKGVTIFAITHDDVYFDMADRILLAQNGEICELKGDIKELAKNAVEKF from the coding sequence GTGGGATTTTTACTAATTTTATTTAAAGAAAATAAATTTAAAATCATTCTTTTTTTACTTTTTAGTATTTTTACAAGTGTATTAGGTGTATTAACTTTAGTTTTTATTAATGAATTTTTATTAAAAGTTAATCTTGAAAATTCTAATATTATTTTATATTTTGTATTGCTTTTGCTTGTATTTTTTGCAAGTTCTTCTTTTGTGGAAATTGCTTTAAGTGCTTTTGGTCAAAGCTTTATTTTTAAAATGCAAAGAAGAGTTGTAAAACAAATTTTAGACACAAGTGTTTTGAGTATTTTAAACACTACTAAGGCAAAGATTTTAGCTTCTTTAAATAATGATGTGCGTAGCATTTCTTTTGGACTTTTAAGATTGCCTGAGTTTATACAATCAAGTGTTTTAATTATTTGTGTAAGTACTTATATAGCTTATCTTTCTTTAGAAATTTTCTTTTTGTGCTTGGTGTGGATAGTGTGTGTTTTTTTAGTGGATAATTTTTTGATGAGTAAGGTGTATTTTTATTTTAAAAATGCTAGGGAAAATGATGATGCCTTGCAAAAAAACTATCAAAACATTTTACAAGGTCATAAAGAGCTAATCCTTAATCCTTTAAGAGCAAAGCATTATTATGAAAATGAGTTTGAAAAAAATGCTCTGAAAAAGAAAAAAAGTTCTACTATGGGAAATATCTTACATATTTTATCTAATAACTGGAGTAATAGTGCTATGCTAGCTTTAGTGGGAGTGGAGTTTTATGTAGCATTAGCTTATGAACTTACAAATTTACAAAATGCTACAACTATAGCTTTAAGTGTGCTTTTTTTAAGAGCACCACTGGGGGCTATGATAGGAAGTTTTCCTACACTTATGATGGCAAAAATTGCTTTAGATAAAATTTCAAATTTAAATTTAGAAAACTATACTCATGAGTTTAAGTTTAGTCAAAACAAAAAAACTTGGCAAAAACTTTGCTTTAAAGATGTGTCTTTTGCTTATAATGAAAAATTTGCTCTAAAACCTGTAAATTTTGAGCTTAAAAAAGGTGAATGTGTATTTTTAATAGGTAAAAATGGTAGTGGTAAATCTACTTTTTCTATGATTTTAGCAGGGCTTTTTACAGATTTTAAAGGGGATATTTTTTTAGATGATGAAAAAATAACTTCAGAAAATATTTATGAGTATAGAAATCTAATTAGTGCAATTTTTAGTGATTTTCATTTATTTGAGTATGTTTTAGAAGATGAGAAATTTAGCAAAGAGGACTTAGCATACTGGCTTGAAATTTTAGAGCTAAATGAAAAAGTAGAGCTTGTAGAAAATACTTTTAGCACCATAAAGCTTTCAGCGGGACAAAAAAAGCGTCTAGCTATGCTTAATGCCTTGCTTGAAAAAAGGGATATTTTGATCTTAGATGAGTGGGCTGCTGATCAAGATCCTATGTTTAGAAAATTTTTTTATACTAGGCTTTTGCCACTTTTAAAGCAAAAAGGTGTTACTATATTTGCTATAACACATGATGATGTGTATTTTGATATGGCTGATAGAATTTTACTTGCACAAAATGGTGAAATTTGCGAATTAAAAGGCGATATAAAAGAGCTAGCAAAAAATGCAGTAGAAAAATTTTAA
- a CDS encoding ABC transporter ATP-binding protein, with product MEILKIDNLYKSFGKTEVLKGISLSLKEGEIVSILGESGCGKSSLLGCIAGFFEINDGSIYIGGKLVASKGVYLAPQERDVGVLFQDYALFPHLNVEENICFGISFLSKNEQKQRLDEVLEILNLNTLLKRYPNELSGGQAQRVALARTIVARPKIILFDEPFSNLNHTLSVKMRKEIKNILKEHKLSAIFVTHDKDDAFYLSDNIALIKDGKILDYGSAKELFYKPKNIDSACFLGGAFFIDSNTILDENFKAYLQSKNGILRPNDIQISITQTPLKASVLECVFYGDFYEISVSLEGHIFSIYHHKELSKNDEIYLKLSETKEF from the coding sequence ATGGAAATCTTAAAAATTGACAATCTTTACAAATCTTTTGGAAAAACAGAGGTTTTAAAAGGAATTTCTTTGAGCTTAAAAGAAGGTGAGATTGTCAGTATTTTGGGAGAAAGTGGCTGTGGTAAGAGTTCTTTGCTCGGTTGTATAGCAGGTTTTTTTGAAATCAATGATGGTAGTATTTATATAGGGGGTAAACTGGTTGCTTCCAAGGGTGTGTATCTAGCCCCGCAAGAGCGTGATGTGGGGGTTTTGTTTCAAGATTATGCTTTATTTCCACACTTAAATGTAGAAGAAAATATATGCTTTGGTATAAGCTTTTTAAGCAAAAACGAGCAAAAGCAAAGACTTGATGAAGTTTTAGAAATTTTAAATTTAAATACGCTTTTAAAACGCTATCCAAATGAACTAAGCGGCGGACAAGCTCAAAGGGTAGCACTAGCAAGAACCATAGTCGCAAGACCAAAAATCATACTTTTTGATGAGCCTTTTTCAAATTTAAATCATACTTTAAGCGTTAAAATGCGCAAAGAAATCAAAAATATCTTAAAAGAGCACAAGCTTAGTGCTATTTTTGTTACGCATGATAAAGATGATGCTTTTTATTTATCAGATAATATTGCTTTGATTAAGGATGGGAAAATTTTAGACTATGGAAGTGCTAAAGAGCTTTTTTATAAGCCTAAAAATATAGATAGTGCTTGCTTTTTGGGTGGGGCATTTTTTATAGATTCAAATACAATTTTAGATGAGAATTTTAAAGCATATTTACAAAGTAAAAACGGCATTTTACGCCCTAATGATATACAAATTTCAATAACACAAACTCCCTTAAAAGCTAGCGTTTTAGAATGCGTGTTTTATGGAGATTTTTATGAGATAAGTGTGAGTTTGGAAGGGCATATTTTTAGTATTTATCATCATAAAGAGCTTAGTAAAAATGATGAAATTTATCTTAAATTAAGCGAAACAAAAGAGTTTTAA